GGCTTCAGATACCATACCAGATAGGTGAACTTCGTATAGTCGAGTGATGAATGTACTGCCGGCGTCAACACTTTTAAAGGAGTGCGCATCCGTGGTATTCGTCCTTGTTCTAATGGCTCTTTCACTAGATTAGCGTATAGCTGCGCATACGCGGAAGAATCAAACATTATCCTGCCTGTATGGGCATAAAAGGCTGCATTCTGCCCGAGCAAGAGAGAGATGAGTTCCTTTGCTTCCGGTGCGTTAAGATAGCAGGTCCACAAATCCTTCCTTTTTTGGGGATCATACAAACGTGCGCCTCCCGCTAATACCACGGGCGCGGTGATGCTAAGCCATTCATTGACGGATTCAAATGCGTGAATCTCCCTTCCGGTTACCACGCTTATAAATATTCCTTTCTCCTGCGCATGTTGCACGGCGTCCCGTACGCATTGCGTAGGAGGAGTACGCGCCCCTGCGATGAGAGTGCCATCAATATCAAATAAAATTGCCTGAATACTTTTTAAACTTTTATGAGAATACATACACGAGCGCTAACGCGCTATGGGTATTATAAACGCCCGATTCGCCCGATACGATCCCTTTCCATATTCTGCAGCGCCGTATTCGAGGGAAAAGGCAAGTTCATAATCGCCGCATGCATCGGTGCACTCTTCCGGCAACGCGCGGAATTGGTATGAATAGTTTTGATTAATATCCGCGGGTATGGGATTTAAAAAAACAGCTGCTCCCTCGCCGCAACTCTCGTCTGATCCGAGAAACCCTTTTTGTGCAGATCCTGCACAGAGCTGCCCGCCGCCATCCTTTCCTAAGGTGACCTGATCACCCGCGGGAAAGGATCCCTGCTGTTTGAAATATTCCTGCAATGCCACGCGAATATCTTTTATATCATCCAATCTTCCCCTATCGCGCGCTTCCGCCTGCTT
This sequence is a window from Patescibacteria group bacterium. Protein-coding genes within it:
- a CDS encoding HAD family hydrolase, which translates into the protein MYSHKSLKSIQAILFDIDGTLIAGARTPPTQCVRDAVQHAQEKGIFISVVTGREIHAFESVNEWLSITAPVVLAGGARLYDPQKRKDLWTCYLNAPEAKELISLLLGQNAAFYAHTGRIMFDSSAYAQLYANLVKEPLEQGRIPRMRTPLKVLTPAVHSSLDYTKFTYLVWYLKPGALDEARRILHQFSDIAYAVVRSTHKEIRNAGMVGIYITHSQATKQHGVFELSKVTGVPLQNIVGVGNDENDFPLLMACGYKVAMGNAVSSLKEIADYIAPPVEEDGAVQVIEKILKMQDAG